A window from Mycolicibacterium tokaiense encodes these proteins:
- a CDS encoding ABC transporter ATP-binding protein: MATVDSGPLLSVRDLAISYTTSEGTFTAVEGVEFDVHPGEVVAIVGESGSGKSTSAQAVIGMLARNGTVTGGSIVFDGTDLTALSERQWQEVRGAQIGLVPQDPIVSLNPVKKIGDQVGEVLRIHGLARRRDAAARAVELLEQAGLTDPEARARQYPHQLSGGMRQRVLIAAAMAAKPKLIIADEPTSALDVTVQRQILDHIEQLTRDTGTAMLLITHDLGVAADRADTIVVMSRGRVVESGATARVLQSPQHNYTRTLLSNAPSMSSARLGRSRTTATAPDPVADRTVPTPALLAVNELSKEFALPRTATGPRTLRAVDGVSFELRRGQTLSLVGESGSGKSTTARMVLRLETPTSGQVDFDGIDVTGLPAKEMRQMRRRMQLVYQNPYASLDPRFTVEQIITEPLTAFGIGDKHERASRAAELVEQVALPSAMLRRLPAELSGGQRQRVAIARALALDPEFIVCDEAVSALDVTVQAQILELLVQLQEERALAYLFISHDLAVVRQVSDHVAVMRHGKLVETGSVDAIFGDPQQSYTRELLRAIPGRRWVDMPA; this comes from the coding sequence ATGGCGACCGTTGATTCGGGTCCCCTGCTGAGCGTCCGGGACCTGGCCATCTCCTACACCACGTCGGAAGGCACCTTCACCGCCGTCGAGGGCGTCGAGTTCGATGTCCATCCCGGCGAGGTGGTGGCGATCGTGGGGGAGTCAGGCTCCGGCAAGTCGACCAGCGCGCAGGCCGTGATCGGGATGCTCGCCCGCAACGGCACCGTCACCGGCGGGTCGATCGTGTTCGACGGCACCGATCTGACGGCGCTCTCGGAGCGCCAATGGCAGGAAGTCAGGGGAGCGCAGATCGGTCTGGTGCCGCAGGATCCGATCGTCTCGCTCAATCCGGTGAAGAAAATTGGCGATCAGGTCGGCGAAGTGCTGCGGATCCACGGTTTGGCGCGCCGCCGCGATGCCGCAGCACGTGCGGTGGAGTTGCTCGAGCAGGCCGGTCTCACCGATCCGGAGGCCCGGGCACGCCAGTATCCCCATCAACTGTCGGGTGGGATGCGACAGCGGGTCCTGATCGCCGCCGCGATGGCCGCCAAGCCGAAACTCATCATCGCCGATGAACCGACCAGCGCCCTCGATGTCACGGTGCAGCGCCAGATTCTGGATCACATCGAGCAGTTGACCCGCGACACCGGCACTGCGATGCTGCTGATCACCCACGACCTGGGTGTGGCTGCTGATCGTGCCGACACCATCGTGGTGATGTCGCGGGGACGGGTGGTCGAGTCCGGTGCCACCGCTCGGGTTCTGCAGTCGCCACAGCACAACTACACCCGGACGTTGCTGTCCAATGCGCCCAGTATGTCCAGTGCCCGGCTCGGCCGGTCCCGGACCACCGCAACGGCGCCGGATCCGGTTGCCGACCGCACCGTGCCGACACCGGCGCTGCTGGCGGTCAACGAACTCAGCAAGGAGTTCGCGCTGCCCCGCACGGCAACGGGCCCCCGTACGCTGCGTGCTGTCGACGGTGTCTCCTTCGAACTACGGCGCGGCCAGACCCTGAGCCTGGTGGGGGAATCGGGTTCAGGTAAGAGCACCACGGCACGGATGGTGCTGCGTCTGGAGACGCCCACCAGTGGGCAGGTGGACTTCGACGGCATCGACGTCACCGGTCTGCCCGCCAAGGAGATGCGTCAGATGCGGCGTCGCATGCAGCTGGTATACCAAAACCCCTATGCCTCATTGGATCCGCGGTTCACCGTCGAGCAGATCATCACCGAACCGCTGACCGCCTTCGGTATCGGCGACAAGCACGAGCGGGCTTCACGGGCCGCCGAATTGGTGGAACAGGTGGCGTTGCCGAGTGCGATGCTGCGGCGCCTGCCCGCCGAGCTGTCCGGTGGTCAGCGGCAGCGGGTCGCCATCGCCCGCGCCTTGGCGCTCGATCCGGAGTTCATCGTCTGTGACGAGGCGGTGTCCGCTCTCGACGTCACCGTGCAGGCGCAGATTCTGGAGCTGTTGGTGCAGTTGCAGGAAGAACGCGCCCTGGCGTACCTGTTCATCTCCCACGATCTGGCAGTGGTCCGACAGGTGTCCGATCACGTGGCGGTGATGCGGCACGGGAAACTCGTCGAAACCGGGAGCGTCGACGCCATCTTCGGTGATCCGCAGCAGAGTTATACCCGAGAGCTGTTGCGCGCCATTCCCGGTCGGCGTTGGGTTGATATGCCCGCCTGA